cacactcacacactcacacacacatacacacacacacacactcacacactcacacacacatacacacacacacacactcacacactcacacacatacacatacacacatacacacacactcacacaccctcacacactcacacacacacactcacacactcacacacacactcacacactcacacacacacacacactcacacactctcacacacacacacacactcacacacacacacacactcacacacacactcacacactcacacacactcacacacacatacacacacactcacacacactcacacactcacacacacatacacacacactcacacatactcacacacacatacacacacacactcacacacatacaaacactcacacacactcacatacacacacactcacacacacacactcacacacacacatacacacacacacacacacacacacacacacacacacacacacacactcacacactcacacacactcacacactcacactcacacacacacacacatacacacacacacatacacagacactcacacacacacacacacacacacacttacacacacacacacactcacacacacacacgcacacacacacacatacacacacactcacacacactcacacacacacaaacactcacacacactcacacacacacacactcacacacactcactcacacacacacacacacacactcacacacacacacatagtcacatacacacacactcaccaagatacaaagacattctgtttgtttttgttttttttacaataacctGCTGcttgaataataaaatgtacagcTTGAATAACCTCATATTTAACTTATTATCAAATTCAAGATATTTATCACTTATTATAtgctaagatttttttttgtaatacattccatacatacactcacactcacactcacacacacacactcacacacacatacacatacacacatacacacacactcacacacactcacacacacacaccctcacacactcacacactcacactcacacactcacacacacacacacacactcacacacacacacacacacagacacactcacactcacacacacactcacacactcacacactcacacacacatacacacacacactcacacacactcacacactcacacacacatacacacacacacactcacacacatacaaacactcacacacactcacatacacacacactcacacacacacacactcacacactcacaaacacacacacacactcacacacatacaaacactcacacacactcacatacacacacactcacacacacacactcacacacacacacatacacgcacacacacacacacacacacacacacactcacacacacacacacactcacacacacacacacacacacactcacacactcacacacacactcacacactcacacacactcacacacacacacacccacacactcacacacacacactcacacacacagacactcacacacacacacacttacacacacacacactcactcacacacacacacactcacacacatacacacacacacagacactcacacacactcacacacacacacacttacacacacacacactcactcacacacacacacactcacacacatacacacacactcaccaagatacaaagacattctgtttgtttttgttttttttacaataacctGCTGcttgaataataaaatgtacagcTTGAATAACCTCATATTTAGTTTATTATCAAATTCAAGATATTTATCACTTATTATAtgctaagattttttttttgtaatacatAATCTATAATGAACCATCTACAGTTTCTGTTCTAcacaattattaaaatgaccaaTAAGACAGAATTTCATTCATAACAGTAAAATGATCTTCTGCAAATCTGTAGATTTACTTATTGCACACTGTGTTCAGACCTCAGATGTATCTATAAATGGAAGCTGTTTAAAAGTTAAATGAAGATTTTACATAACACTTGTTTTTGACTGAGTAAAACAGATTCTGTCTGAGCTGTAAATACCCTCATAAACACGATGGAATGCCATTTAAAgccaatattaaatacataaaaatccAAGAAAAGAGATTATTTATGGCACAAAGGACGTCAGACATCACGTTTAAATTGAGGATGTTATGAATGAGAGCAGATGAGTGTTTGGTCAGCTTCAAACTGCTGGTTCTGTGTATCTCCACACTGTCTGCTCTATCCTCTGCTTATGCTTTCTCTCAGACGCCATCGACTCCTTCACATACAACAGTTTCACACCCTGGATCTAGTCTTCAGCTCCATCCAGCTACAGACGTCAACATTAAACTCACTCCACATGTCCAACTGTTATCTGCTATCCTTCACTATCACCATCCCCATCACCACAGACTCCTTTTCCTCCACAGTcaccttacatttacatttacagcctgTGGAAGATGCCTTGGTCCAGACCTTCTCTGACCTGCATCTTCTAAACCCAGGAAGATTTCTAACCATGTTTCTGATCCTATGTGTTACACAGTGAGAATTAATAATGGCAGGAAGTGAAAGAAACCACAACTTGATCACACAGATCTTTCCTCTTATCATGCTGTCCTGTTCAAATTCTCCTGTGAATTGATTTCAGCTAAAGACAACTTGAAAGTTCTGCACAAAACCCTCATAAGCCTCACTACCTATGACATTAACACCTTTTGAGATGAGAGCCTTATAAATATCTGCCAGACCTTCACTTCTACCCAATCTTCTACACTACAGGCAGGATCCCTCCTTTTACAAGtcatctcacaagaccttcatcacttcatcatcatcagtggtTTCATAACATCTAGTCATGTATCAACTGCATTCAAGAGAGCAAAATTATTCCCTTTCTAAAggaacctgctctggatcccaTAATATAATATGAGTAATGTGagcataaatataaagaatcTATTGTACCAAGTGGTGATAGAGGAGGTGAGTACGGACCTCCAAAACTCCGTTATGCCATTAACGcaaatgtaagtaaaaataTGTCCGATTTCTGAAAAAAAGCTTTCTGAAATCCTATGATGGGAAATGTACAACTATACATCGGGGTCCCTGCTAAACCTTGCCCACGTAACTTATTCTGTATTGTTtcgcttttaaaaaaaatgagtagaacaagagagagaagaCCAGATGAAGAGGATatgaccagtgttgtataaagtactagaaagcaatacttgagtaaaagtacaagtatcgtactagaaaaagactttggtagaagtgaaagttaccttttagaatattactcaagtaaaagtcttaaagtatctgatatttactgtacttaagtatcaaaagtcactTTCTGATATTctatgtacttaagtatttgaagtaaaagtaaaaagtaaaatttcagtgattttcagtagacataagatcaggggcggttctagggtctcatctttaggggttttttagccctcagtgagaatttaaaacaagaagagttttatattatatattatatgaccacatagtaagccaaaagttatggcattatttaaaatggcaaaagtggacaccaaaattttatgcatgatgtaatgatgtcagtcttgaatcagatcagttcatgtatgtgtgcattctctacaaacagtgtgtccaatgaatgcagtcattaataaactaatattcacaaatatTTGGTTGcctctttgcggctttccgccgattaacgttatagataaacgcctccagctctgactgcgcgtgcacgctgcgcctccagctctgactgcgcgtgcacgctgcgcgtccctgtgttTCTCCGTACAGCGTGCGGAgtgtaatgtaatctaggagcagtgattcaccaaacctcccttattacagtcacacacatttcttctgattttattttgtagtaacgagtaacgaagatgtttagtggaaatataacggagtaaaagtagacattttatctaggaaatgtagtggagtaaaagtgaaagttgacaaatttaaatagcaaagtaaagtacagatacgtgacatttctacttaagtacagtaacgaagtatttgtactccgttacattataACACTGGATATGATGAAGCAGAACTGTGGTAAGTGGTGGAGATGAtctaataatgaaataaataaagatgacaaTTAAACTGGAGGCATTAAGTTATAAAGTAATGTTTGGGAAGCAAGCAGCTAGCTAGGAACACAATGTTAATTACTTAGCTATCGTATCAACTATAGAATTAAACAGTATTTCAACATACGTACAGAGTCTAAAAGCCTATAAACACTTTAGCACTTTAGGTGTGATGTTGTAGCttaactttctctctttctagtTGATCTAGCACTAAATCTAGCACACAGAATATATCACTAACTCTGTCAGACACTTGTGACTAAATTAGATCATCATATTTGATCATAATATAAACAGGTGGCCCCTAATGTTTATCTGCCTGGGGCCTCTTTAATACCTCTTTAACCCTGATGagacttcctcctcctcttcatcactaTGTCTGATTCTGTTACTGTCGACTTCAAGCAGCAGGTGGCGCTGTAGCTCAGGCTGTTTAGGAGCATTAAGAGCACATGATATATtcacactataataataataataataataataataataataataataataataataataataatgtactttGGAACAGAAATGCTGACAGATTTTGATCACGTGTCTCAGCTTCGCAAAGAATTTTACAAAAgtacttttgtaaaaaaaaaaaaaaaaaaaatacacaaaatctttCTTGCAGGATATGAAGGCACTTTGTGGACACTGTATATTAGTGATGTGACTGTGTTGTACTAGAGTTTTACTTTTTATCACTACTCGTGCACTCTTCCTCAAAGCCTTCAGTggatatttctttattttttaacattacagttacagaatttggcagcttggtggaccggGGATTTGAGCTCATCACCTTCTGTTCCAGGGTTGGCCACACCCCTGGAACAGAATTGTGTCAGAGGGCCACACCAACGATAACTTGAACTTAATTCGGCTCAACTTTCTTCCATTATAAAATGCACtaaatgatatattttgaaTAGCTGGTACTGATAATCGGAAGAATAAAactattctgtaaatatttatattaggcAATGTGGCATTGTGGTGTATAATGTAGgtcaaataagaaaacaaaactatTATAGAATcagtgcaatttatttttaacttgttaATCTCCACAaacaatgaaaaacaacaaacaacaagtTTATAGATATACAGCAATAGAACAAACAATAACTTCACCTCATTTTAACTCTTCAGTGAGAATAATCCAGTCTGTTCTGGGCTTGAACAAGGGCATTGAAGGATTCTGTGAATTATGTGAAGGACAGCTGAGACGTGGTCATCAGTGATAGAGGATCTTTGTTTGGATTTGTTGAACTTCATCACTGAGAATGTCTGTTCACATACATAGATAGATCCAAAGAGGACTAGAATCCTCTAAGCATGTCTCCTCAGGTGTGGAAAGGTCTCCTCTTTGAGGGAAGAGTAAAAGTGAGAAGCAGTGAGAAGGACCTGAAGTGCTCTGCCAGAAGTGTGTCAAAAACGTCCGCTACAGACAGAGTTTTGCTCGgattgattttttcttttctgcgcCGCATTCTTCTCATATTTAGAATGGCAATCGGGATGTTTGGATTTCAGGTGATAAAATTAAACCCGACGTGGAGAAACTCTTTGCAGATACACATGTTGGCTCTTCTCTCTTATGTTGGTTCTGCTGTTCAGTAGAACACTTTACCCACTGAGCTTCCTCTTCTCCTTGGTTTTAATAACATGGAATATTAGTAGCTTTCTGTGTCAGAAAGGTGTGAAGCTCGCAGGACTGAcacttattttaatatattcatattaattagCATGATATGAATAAGAGATAAAAAGTGCACTAGATGCTCTGACAAACTGCCTTCCTGAATGGCAAAATAACCCCATATTTCTGTACAGACTGAATCAAACACACCGTATAAAAGTATGTACACCCCTGACCATCATGCCCATGTGTGTTTCCATTTGAGTAAGGATAATAGGATTGTGGTACGACCTGCTGATAAGGAGGGCTATTGTTTTGCAAAATGTTGTGgattatgaaaatgaaattaaaagacAACTAAGTGATTTTACATTCTATGAGAAATTATCATCCGATCCTACTAATAGGTTGAAGATCGGGGTATATTCCAAATTAGAACATCACTTTAATAATGGCGAGTTTGACAAAAATGCCTTTGAGTTTCTTAAGGTAAAACATCCAGTGATCCCTAAAATCCACAAGGGCTTAGACATCCCTCTaaagcagaggtattcaactaaaatttaaagaggtccagtaagagaaaacctcttgaagcaaaggtccggaaggtcataatgtctcactagttagtgtgatatatatttaagtagcctagtagttgtatcaacatctacaagtaatcaatacctgactgtcaaatcaaataaattcagtacaattcaaaaactttttgacaatatttattgtcacgtaacatagaactgaatacatgtatgattgtagatatttATAacgtatgtatgattgtagatctGTATAATGTATtacttaataaatgtttattaaataaataaaagtagggctacttttcaaaatgtttaaataaagtgcttaactttcccttttatatctcagtgagagaactgagctctagcttggcttgggttagggttagggttaaacctgggcttgggttagggttagggttaaacctgggcttgggttagggttagggttaaacctgggcttgaatggagtcagggccgctctcatacacatgtggaggtgctcattagtgaacCTGGaacaatatttagttttgattatgttcattgtagagaaagctgcctctcagttgtatgtagagccaaacatggtcaggatgtatagggctacttcactcagacctgggaaagttGTCTcagggacgtgtgtgtgtaagacatacatttaaaacaccaaataaaataaagtaaatccaCTGAGgatgattaaatatttatttaaatgtggttACAGTTGTATAGTAGTAATTAATAATCAGTCATTTGAAGGTAAATACAGATTCATTTGAAATAGTTAATACAGTGATCTTAATTTTCCCTCCACCAAAATAATCAGAAGTTAAATCAAGAGTTTGATTAAATATAAAGTTCATTAAAGATTTCAGTTATATATTTAAGCCATTTTCACCCATGATTACATTGGAGTCTACTGAACATCACTAGGATTTTCCCCCTCAGTATTTTGGGAACGATCTCCGTCCTGGTCTTTTTCACTCAGCAATGGATTATTGGAGTTCAGCAGGGCAGAGAGATCCTTCTTTAAGTCAAACTgcctacaaacacaaaacaaaaaaaaaatttgtctaTTTTTCTTGTCATCTAGACTTCAGCTTGACACAGCAGCTGAAACGTcaccacatttacattacatttacatttacgcccTTTTCCAGAGGAACGGATAAGGCTCAGATTAACACATCTGCACTTTACTCCTAACACTCATACTCTATCTACATTATTGTActatacatttcatttaaattttttttcctccatagcAAAAATGGGCTTCCACACTAGCTACAGGATAAAAGACACTGTCTGACAAAAGAGGAGAGTTTTTAATTAAGTGATCTTTAGTGGTTTATTTGAAAATTTCTGTCATTGAAATGTTATACACAAATGTTAATCATTGTTGTTCTGTAGCAAGGAAAATATGACTTGCAGAAACACATGCAAGTAGGATTGctcaaaattacacacacacgcgcacgcacgcacgttTGTGAAGACTCACCTTTGCCCAATACCTGCTTCGTTCAGCATTCGGTCAGAAGCTATTGTTTCATCTCTGTCAGCATATTTATTGGATAAATAAACCACCTCTTTTATACCTGTAGTGGAAATAATGATTGATTTTAAacagacactcaaacacacacacacacacacacacaagtatcaGCTCTAACACATGACATAATACTGTTACAAGTAATTTAACCGACCATTTTTATACTCTTGTTCCAAACacttccttttcctttcatacacatttgtttgtgtgtgtgtgaagtggtgtgtgtgtgtgtgtgtgtggtgtgtgtgtgtgtgcagtggtgtgtgttctgtgtgtgtgtgtgcagtggtgtgtgttttgtgtgtgtgtgtgtgtgttacctgattGGATGATGACCTTAGCACACTCGTTACAGGGAAACAGAGTGACATAAATGGTGCATCCTTTCACATCCACTGAGGTTTTGTTCATGATGGCATTCAGCTCCGCATGACACACTGGAACCAACAAGAAGATGATCAAAATAATAGATTTttagattataaaaataaataaatcagcactTTGTAAGATCTTGGACTGTTGAGATATTTGAATCTTGTAGGAAGCACAGATTTGTGACTAATTTGTGTTTCACTGGATTAAAGAAGGAGCTTCATCAATCTGTTTACTGTGTTTCAGTCGTTTCAGGAAAactaataaatgtataaaggtTTTAGTTGTCTGGTTAgtgaacaacaataataatgaatttttgggttgataataaattatttattcctttagtCTTCAAAATTTTCAGaattttcagaatcagaaatctgatttctgattctgaaaattCACACTGAGCAGAGAACAGGAAGTAAAACCCTGTGTTcactgcatttacatttacgtttacttttacatttacctttacatttacctttacatttacatttacgtttacatttacttttacatttacctttacatttacatttatggcatttggcagacttccttatccagagtgacgtaaaAACGTGCTTTGACGTCTCTATCAATGAAGATGTTAAAACAAGTTCACTAGGACACAGACTTAATAATATTAACCTcaaaactctgttgggaggaaatctagcatttaattaaataacgacataaaacaaacagggtaaaataagtgctagtttaaattCAGGAAGATGAAGGTCTTCCGCCATcattcagtgactcagctgttcagacaaggggaagttcattccaccagtTCGGTgacagaacagaagagtctGGATGTAAACCTCCCTctttaccctgagagatggtgggaccagtcgagcagtgctggtagaacAGGACGGTGAATTCACAAACACTACAGAGAATAAAGTCAAACCTAATGTTTTAAAGCATTAAACTCACCGTACACGTGTTTTGTCTCCAGTCTGTACAGTTTATTCTCCAGTCTGTTTGTAGCTTCACGCGCCCATGGAAACTTATCCTCACAGCCATTGGGCATTCTGTTGAAACCGACTCCAacaatttttttctcctcatttaCGATGCACGCACCCACCTAGAGTTAACATTAAATCCAACCGGTCATTATTACATAAAAAACTTAAAAGAGCAGCAAGGAATTTAGCAACCATCGGCCTCTGAGCCTCAGACCATCTATAAAGACCCTGTGAAGGTGTGAAATTCAGACATCTTCAGTAGGTTGGTGAAGAGATTCTAGATGAAAAACTCAATCTAAGAATTTCCTCCAATTTCTCTTCATAGGgcagactttaaaaaaaaaacatttaacgaAAAGTGCACAAAATACAATATGGGAGTTGTACCGCATCAATACTCAGGATGAAATGAGTGAATCTTGTGAATTTCTGTCATAAACagagcatgtttgtgtttggcCAATCTTTGATCGGCACTatttaagctccgcccacatgcCCTCAGCATGGCGAATGTGGTAAGGATGACTAAATTCAGTACAACTATATGGCTATCATACACCTGTCTTGGCAGTGGAAATAATGTTAACATGGAGGATTGTGGGTAATTTGCAGATATCAGTGAACTTATTATTAATTCTGTGAACAGAGACTGAAAGTGTGGACACATTTTGTCCTTGTGGACCTCacagtaataatacagtaaCATTTCAAGTGCTGCATTTAAGGAAATGTGTCTGATACCT
The Tachysurus vachellii isolate PV-2020 chromosome 6, HZAU_Pvac_v1, whole genome shotgun sequence genome window above contains:
- the LOC132847759 gene encoding deoxycytidylate deaminase-like; translated protein: MQTHEQYDDEVYYMAVALMFSKKSPDPNTKVGACIVNEEKKIVGVGFNRMPNGCEDKFPWAREATNRLENKLYRLETKHVYVCHAELNAIMNKTSVDVKGCTIYVTLFPCNECAKVIIQSGIKEVVYLSNKYADRDETIASDRMLNEAGIGQRQFDLKKDLSALLNSNNPLLSEKDQDGDRSQNTEGENPSDVQ